In one window of Vanrija pseudolonga chromosome 5, complete sequence DNA:
- the mtr_21 gene encoding N amino acid transport system protein, whose amino-acid sequence MATTPRTPSPAPSSTHSTPSATMKKEADEAQATVAVGLDDAVFGQITADGPNYRGVSGLGAFVLMFKSNIGLGILSLPFVFQTLGLVPGVLVLLVVQTIVCYCARSIGTFKRNHPSTYGLPDAGRVFGARWVHEYLYLFFLVDMVTTVSSAVVSLSAALNGVSAHAACTAVFIAIASVVGFGLGSIRTLEKITALSWLGVVSLLASVITLTVAVGVSGPAAAPVDWHKEVRAFGNPSFAKAMSAVNSVLFSYSATPCYFNIVSEMADPREYEKYLYLSTSLLTVLYLIIGILVYCFCGQYVATPALASAGPLMSKVCFGIAIPALVASLVIYAHMSGKPLFVRILAGSRHLTSNTLTHWATWLGCMAATSAVAYVIASAIPNFGNIISLLGSLISPNDCIIPYTFMWWHDNWRYKSGEERGSTRLRLTLALNVALFFVALFMTVAGTYGAVKDLIDSSSSAGPWSCADNTGSA is encoded by the exons ATGGCCACGACACCAAGAACACCATcacccgcgccgtcgtcgacgcacTCGACCCCCTCGGCGACCATGAAGAaagaggccgacgaggcgcaggcgacAGTGGCCGttgggctcgacgacgcagtGTTTGGGCAGATCACGGCCGACGGGCCAAACTATCGGGGC GTCTCgggcctcggcgccttcGTGCTCATGTTCAAGTCTAATATCGGGCTGGGCATCCTCTCCCTCCCGTTCGTGTTCCAGacgctcgggctcgtcccGGGCGTGttggtcctcctcgtcgtccagaCGATCGTGTGCT ACTGCGCGCGCTCAATCGGCACATTCAAGCGCAACCACCCATCAACCTATGGCCTCCCCGACGCGGGGCGCGTGTTCGGCGCCCGCTGGGTCCACGAGTACCTGTACCTCTTCTTCCTAGTGGACATGGTgacgaccgtgtcgagcgccgtgGTCAGCCTGAGCGCGGCGCTGAACGGCGTGAGCGCGCATGCGGCCTGCACGGCCGTCTTCATCGCCATcgcgagcgtcgtcggcttTGGCCTCGGCTCGATCCGCACGCTCGAGAAGATCACCGCGCTGTCGTGGCTTGGCGTGGTCTCGTTGCTGGCCAGCGTGATCACGCTCACCGTCGCTGTGGGCGTGtctgggccggcggcggcgccggtcgACTGGCACAAGGAGGTGCGCGCGTTCGGGAACCCCTCGTTCGCCAAGGCTATGAGCGCGGTCAACTCGGT cctcTTCTCCTACTCCGCCACGCCGTGCTACTTCAACATCGTGTCCGAGATGGCCGACCCGAGGGAGTACGAGAAGTACCTGTACCTCAGCACGTCGCTGCTCACGGTCCTCTATCTCATCATCGGGATCCTCGTGTACTGTTTCTGCGGGCAGTACgtcgccacgcccgcgctcgcgtcggccgggCCGTTGATGAGCAAGGTATGCTTTGGCATCGCGATCCCCGCGCTCGTGGCCAGCCTGGTCATCTACGCGCACATGAGCGGCAAGCCCTTGTTCGTGCGCATCTTGGCCGGCTCGCGCCACCTCACGAGCAACACGCTCACGCACTGGGCCACGTGGCTCGGCTGTATGGCTGCAACGTCGGCCGTGGCGTATGTCATCGCGAGCGCGATTCCCAACTTTGGGAACATCATCTCGCTGCTCGGCTCGTTGATCTCGCCTA ACGACTGCATCATCCCGTACACTTTCATGTGGTGGCACGACAACTGGCGGTACAAgtcgggcgaggagcgcggcagcacccgcctccgcctcacGCTTGCGCTCAACGTCGCGTTGTTTTTCGTCGCGCTGTTCATGACTGTTGCGGGCACGTATGGCGCCGTCAAGGACCTCAtcgactcgagctcgagtgCGGGGCCTTGGTCGTGCGCGGACAACACGGGCTCGGCGTAA
- the YOR378W_0 gene encoding Drug resistance protein gives MSNNTLSPPAITPNATLTDLQAAAAERKSLDERTVSAADGVIKAKTESEADDLPADNANAEPNALASLGPGRKNYLMLVFCISMFIDAAGVSATFLMTAPIGEDLHIKLANQAWILGSYSLAFASTLLFAGRLADLFPPNIIYTIGFFGLGVFYLIISFMTNDYAFYVLRALSGLLAVLTVPSSINMIIQMYPEPEEQAKKLGLFGMSGALANTIALVLAGAFVTASWRWYFRFIAILVIPFSVGAWFLMPRTKAVAEDIKGSEKWKRMDLVGVFIMIAMLVCFILAFTQAPLEGWNKPIFIAPIVISAVLLPVFLIWEHRMPHGYSLLPHNIWSLPNIFPLIIQASAPFLWFATYQLRMASYFQDALHNSAIMSAVKLLPMGVTALIVGVLTQVFPHLITRPHYVQPIASLFAFAGTMILAYSNGGHGHDYWRWIFPSEIIGTMGAMIVFIGMNTTLIQAFPLEFAGVGGSFANVIFQIGGIIGIAVQTALISTGDGQIDDWKGTQNGYFFSSGWILATGIIFGLWYRQSKMPQHAQGGAAAVV, from the coding sequence ATGTCCAACAACACCCTCTCCCCTCCCGCCATCACCCCCAATGCGACCCTCACCGACctgcaggccgccgcggccgagcgcaagtctctcgacgagcgcaccGTGTCTgctgccgacggcgtgatcaaggccaagaccgagagcgaggccgacgacctccccgccgacaacgccaacgccgagcccAACGCCCTCGCGTCCCTCGGTCCCGGGCGCAAAAACTACCTCATGCTCGTGTTCTGTATCTCCATGTTCattgacgccgccggcgtgtcGGCCACCTTCCTCATGACGGCGCCCATCGGCGAGGACCTGCACATCAAGCTCGCGAACCAGGCGTGGATCCTCGGCTCGTACTCGCTCGCATTTGCGTCTACCCTCCTCttcgccggccgcctcgccgacctgtTCCCCCCAAACATCATCTACACGATCGGcttcttcggcctcggcgtcttctACCTCATCATCTCGTTCATGACCAACGACTACGCCTTCTACGTCCTCCGCGCGCTGTCGGGCCTGCTTGCCGTCCTCACGGTCCCCTCGTCCATCAACATGATCATCCAGATGTaccccgagcccgaggagcaggccaagAAGCTCGGCCTGTTCGGCATGTCGggcgccctcgccaacacgatcgcgctcgtgctcgccggcgcgttcGTCACCgccagctggcgctggtACTTCCGCTTCAtcgccatcctcgtcatccccTTCTCGGTCGGCGCCTGGTTCCTCATGCCCCGCACCAaggctgtcgccgaggacatCAAGGGCTCGGAGAAGTGGAAGCGCATGGACCTCGTCGGTGTGTTTATCATGATCGCCATGCTTGTCTGCTTCATCCTCGCCTTCACCCAGGCCCCGCTCGAGGGCTGGAACAAGCCCATCTTCATTGCCCCAATCGTCATCTcggccgtcctcctccccgtctTCCTCATCTGGGAGCACCGCATGCCCCACGGCTACAGCCTCCTGCCCCACAACATCTGGAGCCTGCCCAACATCTTCCCCCTCATCATCCAGGCCTCGGCCCCCTTCCTCTGGTTCGCCACTTACCAGCTCCGCATGGCCTCGTACTTCCAGGACGCGCTCCACAACTCGGCCATCATGTCGGCCGTCAAGCTTCTGCCCATGGGCGTTACCGCGCTGATTGTCGGCGTCCTTACCCAGGTCTTCCCCCACCTCATCACCCGCCCCCACTACGTCCAGCCCATCGCCTCGCTCTTCGCCTTTGCCGGCACCATGATCCTCGCCTACTCgaacggcggccacggccacgactACTGGCGCTGGATCTTCCCCTCTGAGATCATCGGCACAATGGGCGCCATGATCGTCTTCATCGGCATGAACACGACCCTCATCCAGGCCTTCCCGCTCGAGTTCGCCGGTGTCGGTGGCTCGTTCGCCAACGTCATCTTCCAGATCGGTGGTATCATCGGCATTGCCGTCCAGACCGCCCTCATCTCCACTGGTGACGGCCAGATCGACGACTGGAAGGGAACCCAGAACGGCTACTTCTTCTCGTCGGGCTGGATCCTCGCCACTGGTATCATCTTTGGTCTCTGGTACAGGCAGAGCAAGATGCCCCAGCACGCTCAGggtggcgccgctgccgtcgtctAA
- the CWC21 gene encoding Pre-mRNA-splicing factor CWC21: protein MSYNNVGLSTARGSGTNGYIVRNTGSVKVRDGPPGAGFAGHQRYEDYLNEIAKPMVHRAPDAGILEHERKRQVEIKCLELRDEMEDAGADEDDIEDAVAALRERLSKETIVPAKRATDSHSVAAAKQVEMSRLGRALQIGPDHVEGKAFQRETDEEKAARLAEREERDRQRVEAALKREKEDEERKRAWEEKEKLRRREEYYRKQGRDARGRREDSRSPAPPRRRDSRDDSPPRRGRDDSRSRSPAPRRRDDSRDDSRSPAPARRRDDSRSRSPAPRRRDSRDDSRSPPRRGRDDSTPPRRGGARDDSRSPSRSPSRSPSPRRGRDDSTPPRKRRYSDSD from the exons ATGTCGTACAACAACGTCGGTCTCTCGACCGCGCGCGGAAG CGGCACAAATGGCTACATTGTGCGCAACACCGGCAGCGTCAAGGTGCGCGACGGCCCCCCGGGGGCCGGCTTCGCCGGACACCAGCGGTACGAGGACTACTTGAACGAGATTGCCAAGCCGATGGTGCATCGTGCGCCGGACGCTGGGATTCTCGAGCATGAAAGGAAGCGGCAGGTCGAGATCAAGTGCTTGGAGCTGCgggacgagatggaggatGCGGG cgccgacgaagacgacaTCGAGGACGCCGTGGCCGCGCTCCGCGAACGCCTGTCGAAGGAGACCATCGTGCCGGCGAAACGCGCGACCGACTCGCACTCGGTCGCAGCAGCAAAGCAGGTCGAGATGTCGCGTCTCGGGCGGGCGCTGCAGATCGGCCCGGACCACGTGGAGGGGAAAGCCTTCCAgcgcgagacggacgaggagaaggccgcgcgtctggcggagcgcgaggaacgcgaccgccagcgcgtcgaggcggcgctgaaGCGCGAGaaagaggacgaggagcgcaagcgcgcgtgggaggagaaggagaagctcCGCCGCCGGGAAGAGTACTATCGCAAGCAGGGCCGCGATGCGCGCGGCAGGAGGGAGGACTCGCgcagccccgcgccgccgaggaggcgcgactcgcgcgacgacagcccgccccggcgcgggcgggacgACAGCCGTTCGAGGTCGcctgccccccgccgccgtgacgACTCGCGGGACGACTCGCGTTCGCCCGCTCctgcacgccggcgcgacgacagccgctCGCGGTCACCCgctccccggcgccgcgactcgcgcgacgacagccgctcgccaccgcggcgtggacgcgacgactcgaccccgccccgccgcggcggcgctcgcgacgACTCGCGCTCACccagccgctcgccgtcccgcTCGCCTTCCCCGCGCCGTGGCAGGGACGactcgaccccgccgcgcaaGCGGCGTTACTCTGATTCCGACTAG
- the hcs1 gene encoding Hydroxymethylglutaryl-CoA synthase, whose amino-acid sequence MVAPFDIPARPANVGIKAIEMYFPKRCISEDDLEEFDGVSKGKYTIGLGQKFMAFTDDTEDINSVALSVVSSLLDKYNIDPKSIGRLDVGTETLIDKSKSTKTVLMDLFAKHGNHDIEGIDSKNACYGSTAALFNCVNWIQSESWDGRDAIVMCGDIAIYKEGSARPVGGMGACALLIGPNAPLVVEPVHGTYIANTYDFYKPDLSAEYPTVDGPWTIAAYLGALDNAYNTYLDKAAASRARAAKKGLTNGVANGVDAEDLTQFDYVCLHSPYGKLVQKGHARLFYNDYLRNPTDAKFANIPENIKDLDKTKTYTDKAVEKTFIAHADAHYKSAVVPGSDCVKRCGNMYTASLYGAFAALVANTPSDVLAGKRVGLYAFGSGCAASFYAIRAVGSTEEIREKLNLQKRLAAMDVVHPTVYVDALKTREDNHNAVKYTPQGSIDNIWPGAYYLVGVDDLYRRTYAQKPLA is encoded by the exons ATGGTCGCCCCCTTTGACAtccccgcgcgccccgccaACGTCGGCATCAAGGCGATTGAGATGTACTTCCCCAAGAGGTGTATctccgaggacgacctcgaggagtTTGACGGTGTCAGCAAGGGCAAGTACACCATCGGGCTCGGCCAGAAGTTTATGGCCTTCACCGACGACAC cgAGGACATCAACTCGGTCGCCCTCTCGGTCGTCTCGTCCCTCCTCGACAAGTACAACATTGACCCCAAGTCGattggccgcctcgacgttgGCACCGAGACCTTGATTGACAAGTCCAAGTCGACCAAGACTGTCCTCATGGACCTGTTCGCCAAGCACGGCAACCACGACATTGAGGGCATCGACTCGAAGAACGCGTGCTacggctcgacggccgccCTGTTCAACTGCGTCAACTGGATCCAGTCCGAGTCGTGggacggccgcgacgccatcGTCATGTGCGGCGACATTGCCATCTACAAGGAGGGCTCGGCCCGCCccgtcggcggcatgggTGCCTGCGCTCTCCTCATTGGCCCCAACGCCCCTCTTGTCGTTGAGC ccgtcCACGGCACGTACATTGCCAACACGTACGACTTTTACAAGCCCGACCTTTCGGCTGAATAC CCCACCGTCGACGGCCCCTGGACCATTGCCGCctacctcggcgccctcgacaacGCCTACAACACGTACCTCGACAAggctgccgcctcgcgcgcccgcgccgccaagaagggcCTGACCAACGGTGTCGCCAACGgcgttgacgccgaggacctcaCCCAGTTCGACTACGTCTGCCTCCACTCGCCCTACGGCAAGCTCGTCCAGAAGGGCCACGCCCGTCTCTTCTACAACGACTACCTCCGCAACCCCACCGACGCCAAGTTTGCCAACATCCCCGAGAACATCAAGGACCTCGACAAGACCAAGACGTACaccgacaaggccgtcgagaAGACCTTcatcgcccacgccgacgcccactACAAGTCGGCCGTCGTCCCCGGCTCGGACTGCGTCAAGCGCTGCGGTAACATGTACACTGCTTCGCTGTACGGTGCTTTTGCCGCCCTTGTCGCCAACACCCCCTCGGACGTTCTTGCCGGCAAGCGTGTCGGCCTCTACGCGTTCGGCTCgggctgcgccgcgtcgttcTACGCcatccgcgccgtcggctcgACCGAGGAGATCCGCGAGAAGCTCAACCTCCAGAAGCGTCTTGCTGCTATGGACGTTGTCCACCCCACCGTCTACGTCGACGCCCTCAAGACGCGCGAGGACAACCACAACGCCGTCAAGTACACCCCCCAGGGCTCGATCGACAACATCTGGCCCGGCGCCTACTACCTCGTCGGTGTTGACGACCTCTACCGCCGCACCTACGCCCAGAAGCCCTTGGCTTAA
- the dotC_1 gene encoding Efflux pump dotC gives MSALVIAQAGVDEHARLLRDGGGGGARYGGADDDTSSTASADSDLDNTPHVPLKHGMSTARLVIVWYSALGIWSSNFAFAVQGTAIPTLAPTISSHFNHTELAAYLGSVFGLANTAGIPVYGVLIDTLGRRFAMLVACGLFGVGTVACALAPGMYALIAARGVAGLGGGGLLAVSAVICTDLVELRERGFYQGIMMTIFGIGSTLGGPLSGYLADHYGWQWSFWVQVPIILWCALIVILFLPEPPTPPTHKSAVKGLLSLDWAGTGLLVGTISALILGLSLHTSYFYAWSDVRVAGLLAASIVGLLAFVRVEDRAARPIIPLSLFHSRQLVALWISSALISSVNLGFQFQIPTFFSVLADAPAAEAGLVVSICSGIGLSTGTLLAGYHIRRGGGYITLGRAAVVIIIIAPLVAAKWLPSWPWWSFYATAAPASWGYATFLCVSLIALISSVDRHTMPKATALLYTVRSLGATLGVSLGGSVQVGVLVSGLEKRFRGPPNAEGIINAIVHSKEAIKDLPASQRALALDAYAVSISVVWVACAGVGFLTLLAALFIRQNDIHERTKPVEGEDEER, from the exons atgtcGGCACTGGTCATCGCGCAGGCCGGCGtggacgagcacgcgcggTTGCTGAGggatggcggtggcggcggggcacgctacggcggcgctgacgacgacacctcgtcgacagcgtCCGCTGacagcgacctcgacaacaCGCCCCACGTGCCCCTCAAACATGgcatgtcgacggcgcggctcgTCATTGTGTG GTACTCGGC CCTAGGCATCTGGTCCTCAAACTTTGCCTTCGCAGTACAAGGCACCGCGATCCCAACGCTAGCCCCAACAATCTCCTCGCACTTCAACCATACCGAGCTGGCCGCGTACCTGGGCAGCGTGTTCGGGCTGGCCAACACGGCCGGCATACCAGTGTACGGCGTGCTCATCGACACGTTGGGACGGCGCTTCGCGATGCTCGTCGCGTGCGGCCTGTTCGGCGTGGGCACGGTCGCGtgtgcgctcgcgccgggcaTGTATGCGCTcatcgcggcgcgcggcgttgcggggctcggcggcggggggctgTTGGCGGTCAGCGCGGTGATATGTACCGACTtggtcgagctgcgcgagagGGGCTTCTAccagg gcatCATGATGACCATCTTCGGCATCGGGtcgacgctcggcggcccGCTGTCGGGCTACCTGGCAGACCACTACGGCTGGCAGTGGTCCTTCTGGGTCCAAGTACCCATTATCCTATGGTGCGCGCTCATCGTCATCCTCTTCCTGCCGGaaccgccgacgccgccgacgcacaAGAGCGCGGTCAAAGGGCTCCTGAGCCTCGACTGGGCCGGCACGGGGTTGCTCGTCGGCACCATCTCGGCGCTCATCCTCGGGCTGTCCCTCCACACGTCGTACTTCTACGCTTGGTCCGACGTGCGCGTTgccggcctgctcgctgcctcCATAGTCGGGCTACTCGCCTTCGTGCGCGTCGAAGACCGTGCCGCGCGACCCATCATCCCGCTCTCGCTGTTCCACtcgcgccagctcgtcgcgctgtggatctcgtcggcgctcaTATCCTCCGTCAACTTGGGGTTCCAGTTCCAGATCCCCACGTTCTTCTctgtgctcgccgacgcgccggctgccgaggctggcCTCGTCGTGTCGATCTGCAGCGGTATCGGCCTGTCGACGGGCACGCTGCTCGCAGGATA CCATAttcgccgcggcggaggatACATCACGCTCGggcgcgccgctgtcgtgatcatcatcatcgcgccgctcgtggcTGCCAAGTGGCTGCCCAGCtggccgtggtggtcgttctacgcgacggcggcacccGCGTCGTGGGGGTACGCGACGTTTCTCTGCGTCTCGCTCA TCGCGCTCATCTCCAGCGTCGACAGACACACAATGCCCAAAGCGACCGCATTGCTATACACcgtgcgctcgctcggcgcgacgctcggcgTGTCCCTCGGCGGGAGCGTGCaggtcggcgtgctcgtctcGGGGCTCGAGAAGCGCTTCAGGGGCCCGCccaacgccgagggcatcatCAACGCCATCGTGCACTCGAAAGAGGCGATCAAGGAcctgcctgccagccagcgcgcgctcgcgctcgatgCGTACGCGGTCAGCATTAGCGTCGTGTGGGTTGCTTGTGCTGGCGTCGGCTTCTTGAccctgctcgcggcgctgttTATCCGCCAGAATGATATCCACGAAAGGACGAAGCCtgtggagggggaggacgaggagagaTAA
- the prlL_7 gene encoding MFS transporter prlL — MASTNNHTTGVTAAVDEKEQWNAATRAISHESGDEPALKGQPAQLLGHDIDNGLDPAEVKRITRKIDWHLIPMLIAMYSISLIDRTNLAVARSANNNQFDKDLGTGRKEGMEYNIITVVFFVPYIVFELPSQFGLRRFGARWWLGSAVVAWGFIMLGMGFAKSWQALAALRAVLGFFESALFPGAAYLISCWYPRRDLAVRNVVFYITSAVAGSFAKLLGFGFSQAHGKAGLHGWQWMFIIYGIMTIVIGLLAYLFLVDVPTKATFLTEEEREIVQLRLERDRADSVPDALTWAKMLKYAMEPLPWLFALSFMSVTTSAYALSYFLPRILTVMGFNNVESMVLGTPAYFWAIVPALICGRIADRIPGTRGAAVIFNSVCIIAGTAMYSRLPSTMRAARFAGIFLACGGGNANVPLLISWQAVSIRSQSKRAFCSALTIAFGGIGGILGSSLFFNREAAQGYPTGVYTIIGLNSMALVFAVILIVWFRIKNSKADRGLILIEGIEGFRLQW, encoded by the exons ATGGCCTCAACCAACAACCACACCACGGGCGTCACCGCTGCAGTAGACGAGAAGGAGCAGTGgaacgcggcgacgcgggccaTCTCGCAcgagagcggcgacgagccggcgctcaagggccagccggcgcagctgctcggccACGACATCGACAACGGGCTCGACCCGGCCGAGGTCAAGCGCATCACGCGCAAGATCGACTGGCACCTCATCCCGATGCTGATTGCCATGTACTCGATCTCGCTGATCGACCGGaccaacctcgccgtcgcgcgctcggccaACAACAACCAGTTCGACAAGGACCTCGGCACCGGCCGCAAAGAGGGCATGGAGTACAACATCATCACGGTCGTGTTTTTCGTGCCGTACATTGTCTTTGAGCTTCCC TCGCAGTTCGGCCTGCGCCGCTTCGGTGCCCGCTGGtggctcggctcggccgtcgtcgcctgggGATTTATCATGTTGGGTATGGGCTTCGCCAAGTCATggcaggcgctcgcggcgctgcgcgccgtcctcggcttcttcgagtcggcgctgttccccggcgcggcgtacCTCATTTCGTGCTGGTacccgcgccgcgacctcgccgtccgcaaCGTCGTGTTTTACATcacctcggccgtcgccggctcgttcgccaagctcctcggcttcggcttctcCCAGGCGCACGGCAAGGCAGGCCTGCATGGCTGGCAATGGATGTTCATCATCTACGGCATCATGACCATAGTCATCGGCTTGCTGGCGTACTtgttcctcgtcgacgtgccgacAAAGGCCACGTTCCTCactgaggaggagcgcgagatcGTCCagctccgcctcgagcgcgaccgcgccgactcggtccCCGACGCGCTCACCTGGGCCAAGATGCTCAAGTACGCCATGGAGCCTCTGCCGTGGCTCTTCGCGCTCAGCTTCATGTCAGTCACGACGTCGGCCTACGCCCTGTCGTACTTCCTCCCCCGCATCCTCACCGTCATGGGCTTCAACAACGTCGAGTCGATGGttctcggcacgccggcctACTTCTGGGCCATTGTCCCCGCTCTCATCTGCGGCCGCATCGCCGACCGTATCCCCGGTACTCGTGGCGCGGCCGTCATCTTCAACTCGGTCTGCATCATCGCCGGCACAGCCATGTACTCGCGCCTGCCTTCGACcatgcgcgctgcgcgcttCGCAGGCATCTTCctcgcctgcggcggcggcaacgccaACGTCCCGCTCCTCATCTCGTGGCAGGCCGTTTCGATCCGCTCCCAGTCCAAGCGCGCCTTCTGCTCGGCCCTCACCATCGCCTTTGGCGGAATCGGCGGTATCCTCGGCTCGTCCCTCTTCTTCAACAGGGAGGCCGCGCAGGGCTACCCCACCGGCGTGTACACCATCATCGGCCTCAACTCGATGGCCTTGGTCTTTGCCGTCATCCTCATCGTCTGGTTCCGCATCAAGAACTCCAAGGCCGACCGCGGTCTCATCCTCATCGAGGGCATCGAGGGCTTCCGCCTGCAGTGGTAG
- the AGP3_1 gene encoding General amino acid permease AGP3, protein MSAPHDTPQDTPHDDKHEHDDAYLSKDDTKNYAEQVGPNNDSIELKRNLKGRHLQMIALGGIIGPGYFVGLGNGFTNGGPAGLLIGFGIVGFLLWCVMQSLGEMAAFISMTGSFTNYTGRFLDPALAFAVGWIYYFLWICILATEYNNLGLVLTFWKSAMPGWGFIIVFWVFFMCLVMLGVGTFGEVEFAITAVKLLFIVAFFLCSVLISSGAIGNQGPVGFRYYKDPGPFSNGVVGVFKVFVYAANLYAGSEMIGLTAGESENPARDVPKAIKMVFWRIIIVFIGGIFFISLCVPWNDPNYLSASSKTARSPFVIAFMRAGLSRGGDVVNAVIVITIISAINGSLYVSSRNLTAMAHEGKAPKWMGKTTKWGVPWVALLIGNLLGLLALLNLSSSAGHVYTWLVNISGVGVFITWSLICASHIRFRQALKLQGVSLDELPFQAPLYPFGAWFGLVGCIFFVFFQGWTVFMPPFSVETFFMNYLNIPVFIVLAAGYKLVNKTKWIDLRHADLQSGRRDWQRPTAGEKVSWPKRILGSIIG, encoded by the exons ATGTCGGCCCCCCACGACACCCCCCAGGACACCCCCCACGATGACAAGCAcgaacacgacgacgcctacCTCTCCAAAGACGACACGAAGAACTATGCCGAGCAAGTCGGCCCGAACAACGACAGCATCGAGCTGAAGCGCAACCTCAAGGGGCGGCACCTGCAGATGATTGCGCTGGGCGGGATCATTGGGCCGGGGTATTTCGTGGGCCTGGGGAACGGGTTCACTAACGGCGGACCGGCTGGCCTGCTTATTGGGTTCGGGATTGTCGGTTTCCTGTTGTGGTGCGTCATGCAGAGCttgggcgagatggccgcCTTCATCTCCATGAcgg GCTCCTTCACAAACTACACCGGCCGCTTCCTGGACCCCGCGCTGGCGTTTGCAGTCGGCTGGATCTACTACTTCCTGTGGATCTGCATCCTCGCCACAGAGTACaacaacctcggcctcgtgctgACGTTCTGGAAGAGCGCCATGCCAGGCTGGGGCTTCATCATCGTCTTCTGGGTCTTCTTCATGTGTCTCGTCATGCTGGGCGTGGGCACGttcggcgaggtcgagtttGCCATCACGGCCGTCAAGCTGCTGTTCATCGTCGCCTTCTTCCTGTGCTCGGTGCTCATCTCGTCTGGCGCGATTGGCAACCAGGGCCCCGTCGGGTTCAGGTACTACAAGGACCCGGGCCCGTTCTCGAACGGCGTAGTCGGCGTGTTCAAGGTCTTCGTGTACGCCGCCAACCTGTACGCTGGGTCCGAGATGATCGGCCTCACGgccggcgagagcgagaaccccgcgcgcgacgtgcccAAGGCTATCAAGATGGTGTTCTGGCGTATTATTATCGTGTTCATCGGGGGCATCTTCTTCA TCTCCCTCTGCGTGCCGTGGAACGACCCAAACTACCTCTCCGCCAGCTCCAAGACCGCGCGCTCCCCCTTCGTGATCGCCTTCATGCGTGCCGGCCTTTCGCGCGGAGGCGACGTCGTGAACGCCGTGATTGTCATCACGATCATCTCGGCGATCAACGGGAGCCTGTACGTGTCCAGCCGAAACCTCACAGCCATGGCgcacgagggcaaggcgccgAAATGGATGGGCAAGACGACGAAGTGGGGCGTGCCGTGGGTCGCGTTGCTGATCGGtaacctcctcggcctgctcgccctgctcaacctctcgagctcggcgggccaCGTGTACACCTGGCTCGTGAACATCTCCGGCGTGGGCGTGTTCATCACCTGGTCGCTTATCTGCGCGTCGCATATCCGCTTCCGGCAGGCGCTCAAGCTGCAAGGCgtgtcgctcgacgagctgccgtTCCAGGCCCCGCTGTACCCCTTCGGCGCGTGGTTCGGGCTCGTCGGGTGCATCTTCTTCGTCTTCTTCCAGGGCTGGACCGTGTTTA TGCCCCCGTTCTCCGTCGAGACATTCTTTATGAACTACCTCAACATCCCCGTGTTCATCGTCCTGGCGGCGGGCTACAAGCTCGTCAACAAGACGAAATGGATCGACCTGCGCCATGCGGATCTGC AATCGGGCCGCCGAGACTGGCagaggccgacggcgggggaGAAGGTGTCGTGGCCGAAGCGGATTCTGGGGTCTATCATTGGCTAG